AACTAGGGGGATTCGGCCATCTATTTGAACATATTACTCACGGAATTGTCCTCATGGATGCGCCATATTGCCTCACCCAGAATCGGGGCAACCGGCAAGACTTTCAGTGGCGGGAAAAAATGTTCTTGCGGCACGGGAATCGTGTTAGTAACGATCACTTCCTCGACTATGCCACTGGATAAACGCTCGATCGCAGGACCGGAAAAAACCGGATGGGTGGCACAAGCATAAACCTGTCGCGCCCCCTTGGCTTTCAGTAACCGCGCCCCTTCGGCGATCGTACCGGCCGTATCGATCATATCATCGACTAAAACCGCCGTTTTATCCTTAACATCGCCGATCAAGTTCATCACTTCCGCCACATTATGGGTTTGCCTGCGTTTATCAATAATTGCTAGGGGCGCATCATTGAGTTTTTTGGCAAAAGCCCGCGCCCTAGCCACCCCACCCACATCGGGAGAGACGACGACGATATCGGGTAATTGTTTACTGAGAAGATAGTCCACCACCACTGGGGAACCGTAAACGTGATCGAAGGGAATATCGAAATAACCTTGAATTTGGGCCGAATGCAAATCCATGGCCAGCACGCGACTTGCCCCCGCTTCCGTGATCAGATTAGCCACCAGTTTAGCGGCGATCGATTCCCGGCCGGCGGTTTTGCGATCGGCGCGAGCATAACCATAATAGGGAATTACGGCGGTAATTTGTCGGGCAGAAGCACGACGACAGGCATCGATCATGATCAACAATTCCATCAAATGATCGTTGACGGGATTGCAACAGGGTTGAATTAAATAGACATCACAGCCCCGGATCGATTCCTGAATCTGGATGTACAATTCACCATCGGCGAAACGTTTACGAATCATCGGACCCACATCCATACCCAGATAACGGGCCACCTCTTGGGCAAGAGATACATTAGCGGATCCCGAAAAGAGACGAAGACGATTGCTGTCCGACGCGGCGGGAAACATCGGATGTCGCATCAAAGTAGCAGAATAGCTCACAGCAGATTCTTTACCCTCAAACTCAAGGCACTTTTTTCTATCATCTCAGTTTTGTTGAAAATCTGAGTGGATTTCTTTGTTAGATCTCAATCTTAACCAATTACCGATCATCTTCGAGCCATTGCTGCCCCTTTTAGCGGCAATGGCCATGGCCAAATTGCCGCCGGATTTTGTCAAAACCGATTAACGTTTGGCTAACTTTTTCACCGGTAATTTACGCAGACGGATCGATTTCGGGGTAATTTCCACCAACTCATCTGGTCCGATGTATTCGAGGGCGCGTTCGAGACTCATATCCACGGGGGATTGTAACTGAACCAATTCATCCCCGGTGGCGGAACGATGGTTGGTTAACTGTTTAGTTTTGCAGATATTGATCTCCACGTCTTGGGGCCGGTTGCTTTCGCCGATAATCATGTTTTTATACACTTTTGTCCCCGGAGTAATAAAGAATACCCCCCGGTCCTCGGCGTTTTTGAGGGCGTAGAAAGTGGCGACTCCTTCCTCAAAGGCAGTAATCACGCCATTATAACGGGTGGCTAATTCCCCAGAGAAAGGACGATATTCGAGGAAACTATGGTTCATAATCCCCTCACCGCGACTCAGACGGATAAATTCGCCCCGGAAACCGATTAAACCCCGGGCCGGAATCACGAATTCCAATTGAGTGCGGCCATTGCTGCCCGTCTGCATATCCTGCATTTCCCCTTTCCGTTGGCCGAGACGTTCGATACTGGAACCCACCGCTTCTTCGGGTACATCTAAAACGAGGTATTCGTAGGGTTCGCAGGGTTGACCGTTAATTTCCCGATAGATAACTTGCGGCTGCGATACTTGGAATTCGTAGCCTTCCCGACGCATGGTTTCGATGAGAATGCCTAAATGCAGTTCCCCCCGTCCCGAAACCAGGAATTTCTCGGCAGAATCACTTTCTTCCACCCGCAGGGCGACGTTAGTTTCTAATTCTCGCATTAGACGATCGCGAATTTGCCGCGAGGTGACAAAAGTGCCTTCCTGACCGGCAAAGGGAGAATCGTTCACCGAGAAGGTCATTTGTAGGGTCGGTTCATCGACTTTAATTAGGGGTAAAGCTTGCGGGTCATCGGCTAAAGTTACCGTTTCCCCGATGTTAGCGTCGGCAAAACCAGCCACAGCAACGATATTACCGGCGCTGGCCTCGTTTAGTTCCACCCGTTTGAGGCCTTCAAAACCAAGAAGTTTTGTTATTTTACCCTTGACAACCGCGCCCGTATCCTTTACTAAAGCCGCCTGTTGACCAGCTTTAATTACGCCGTTATGGATGCGGCCGATAACGATGCGTCCTAAGTATTCCGAGTAATCGAGGGTGGTTACTTGCAGCTGTAGGGGTTTGTTAACGTCCCCGGCCGGTGGTGGAACGTGGTGTAAAATCGCCTCAAACAGGGGCTGCATATCTTTGTCTTCGTCTTCGAGGCTTTCTTTGGCGAATCCTTGCATCCCGGAAGCGAACAGAGTAGTAAAATCACATTGGTCGTCATCGGCGCCCAGTTCCACAAACAGATCGAAAACTTTGTCCACGGCTAGGTTAGGATCTACGTTAGGGCGATCGATTTTATTGACCACGACAATCGGTCTTAATCCCTTTTCTAGGGCTTTTTTCAGCACAAAACGGGTTTGGGGCATCGGCCCCTCGTTAGCATCGACAATCAGGATACAACCGTCCACCATGCCTAAAACCCGTTCCACTTCGCCACCAAAGTCGGCGTGACCGGGAGTATCGACGATGTTAATCAGGGTGTCTTGGTAACGAACGGCGGTATTTTTGGCCAGAATGGTGATACCGCGTTCTCTTTCGAGGTCATTGGAATCCATGACGCAGGTGGGTACATCTTCCCCTTCTCGAAAGATTCCCGACTGTTTGAGGAGTGCATCGACGAGGGTGGTTTTCCCGTGGTCAACGTGAGCAATGATAGCAACGTTACGGATAGGCAGAGACATAAAATATTGAAGTAGTCTTAGGTTTATTTTTACGAGTAAACATTTCTTAACATTCTAGCTTAGACTGACCAGCACCGTTAGCAAATCTTTATTTTTCCTTGGTTTCCCATCAGCAAGCTCTACTGATTACTGTTGACAGACTCCCCAAACCCTATGCAAGCAACCCACCCTCGCAGGAGTCGAGACGGTAGAAAAGACGACTGGAGGCAGGGGGTAGGGGTAAATTAAAGCTAGAGTGAAAATCCTCTTGAACTTTGTAGGTTAAGCGGGGGGAAACTTGGCGAACAATTTGCGTCAACAGTTTATCACCGGTTTTTTGGAGAATTGAACGGGGAATCTTATAAATAAACTTGGGAAACTTAACCATAACATCCATCTGTAGTTCCCAGGTGATTTGGGTGATAACCGCCGGAATATCCCGTCCCTGTTGCCGAAAAATTGCCTCAATTTCCCGACTAGGAGAAGATAGCGGCATTTCCTCTAGTTTCATAATTGCCTGATAATCCACTAGATAGCCCAAAAACGGTTGATCGGGAATGGGGACACTGCGAGTATGATAGACTCCATTGACGGGCAGCTCCAGAACCACAGCGATTTTCGGCTCCACTTCATAGCCAAAAGCACCATATTTACCGATGGTGATAATATAACCATTGTCACCGAAGGGCAGAGTTTTCATCGGTTCGGCACAACGACAAAACCAACCTTCGTGAGCGCGGAGATAATCGGCAACCGTGTCCTGATTGCTATACATATCCATGGCTCCGGCAAAATGGGTTTGAAAACCGAGAAATTGATTGTCTTCTTTGACTTCTACAGATTCGAGAGCTAGGGAGTTAATGGGGGGACGCTGCATGACTTATAAACCTGGAAAATGATACTGTTAGAAAAAGTTGGCGATTAACCACCAAAGGATCGGGGAAATTTGTAGAATCGAGATTAGTGTAACGTATTGTTAAAAACTATTTGGTCAAGAAGCGATGAAAGCATTTGTAGCAGGAGCCACAGGGGAAACGGGACGGCGAATCGTTGCCCAATTAGTCGAACGTCAGATTCCCGTGCGCGCTTTGGTGAGAAACCGCGAGAAAGCGGCGGAGATTTTGCCAGCAGGGGTGGAAATCGTCGTCGGAGATGTCCAACAGGCCGATAAGTTAGAGGCACTAATCGCTGATTGTAGCGTTTTGCTATGCGCCACGGGAGCCAGACCGAGTTTTAATCCCACGGAACCTTTGTTAGTGGACTACTTGGGAACTAAAAATCTCATCGATGCCGCCAAAAAGAAAGGAATCGAACATTTTGTTCTGGTTACTTCCCTCTGTGTATCGAACTTTTTCCACCCCCTCAATCTCTTTTGGTTAATTTTATTCTGGAAAAAACAAGCGGAAGCCTATTTAATCAATAGTGGCTTAACCTACACGATCGTGCGACCCGGAGGCCTTAAAAATGAGGATAATCTTAATGCCATTAAAATGTCATCCGCCGATACCCTGTCTGAGGGCAATATTCCCCGCACGAAAGTGGCTTCCGTTTGCGTAGAATCCCTATTTTATCCAGCCGCTAACAATAAAATTCTCGAAATTGTTGCTCCCTCAGACGCACCCAATCTCGATTGGCCACAATTGTTTCAAAGTGTCACCTAAGGGGATTACTCATCAGCTTTTGACGCATCGGTTCTGGGGCAATTGCTGGTCCTATCGACTCACCCCTGACTCGCCCTGGTGCCAGCCTGAAAGCTTCTCGCTTTTCTTGTGTATTGTCAAGACGTTTACTTATCGCAAATTTGGGTGGAAAACCCCGTCCTTTTAAGACGGCTTTGTGCTAAAGTGACTATAGGTTGCCGACCGTGAGAACGTGAGGAAACAGGTTAAACGTCCTACTCCGTGATCTCAAAATTTCTAACAGTCAATGGTGTTCAATTAAGTCCAAACTGTCAGAACGCAAAACAATTAAATACTGTGGGACACACAGAAATTTACGCTTGGGGAGTAGTCTATAGGAGTGCTTGCCTTATAGGTGTAGTCGGACTAGACATGAAACTGTAAGACCAAAATTAGCTTTGCTGGTAGAGGCAGGATTCAGCCCAAGAATCTCCGCACTTTTAAGGCGGAGAGTGTCAAAATAACTTTAAAAAGATTTTCGGGATCATCGGTAGCCCTATGGCAAAAATTGAAACGAGAACAGAACCCATGGTTTTAAACATGGGACCCCATCACCCGTCAATGCACGGAGTTTTACGCTTAATCGTCACCCTTGACGGGGAAGACGTGATTGACTGTGAACCCGTGATCGGTTATCTTCATCGGGGCATGGAAAAAATTGCCGAAAATCGCACTAATGTCATGTACGTTCCCTACGTTAGTCGTTGGGATTACGCCGCAGGGATGTTTAACGAGGCGATTACGGTCAATGCTCCCGAAAAATTAGCCGATATCGCCGTTCCCAAACGAGCGCAATATATCCGGGTGATTATGTTGGAACTCAACCGCATCGCTAACCATTTACTCTGGTTAGGCCCCTTTATGGCGGATGTAGGCGCACAAACTCCCTTTTTCTACATTTTCCGGGAACGGGAGATGATTTATGACCTCTGGGAAGCTGCCACGGGAATGCGGTTAATTAATAACAATTATTTCCGTATTGGTGGCGTGGCGGTGGATTTACCCTACGGATGGGTGGATAAGTGCGAGGATTTCTGTGACTATTTTGACCCAAAAGTGGACGAATACGAGAAATTAATCACTAATAACCCGATTTTCCGCCGTCGTATTGAAGGGATAGGCTGCATTACCAGAGACGAAGCGATTAACTGGGGTTTATCCGGTCCGATGTTACGCGCTTCCGGGGTGAAATGGGATTTAAGAAAAGTTGACCATTACGAGTGTTACGACGATTTTGACTGGGAAGTGCATTGGGAAACCGCCGGCGATTGTTTTGCTCGTTATCTGGTGCGGATTCGGGAAATGCGCGAATCGGTGAAAATTATCCGGCAAGCACTGAAAGGTTTACCCGGTGGTCCCTACGAAAATCTGGAAGCAAAACGGATGGCAGAAGGGAAAAAATCAGCTTGGAATGATTTTGACTATCAATATATCGCCAAAAAAGTCGCCCCCACTTTTAAGATTCCTAAAGGTGAACATTATGTGCGCTTGGAAAGTGGTAAAGGGGAATTAGGTATCTTTATCGTCGGTAATGATGATGTTTTCCCTTGGCGTTGGAAAATTCGGGCCGCCGATTTTAATAATCTTCAAATTCTGCCTCATATCCTCAAAGGGGTAAAAGTTGCCGATATTATGGCGATTTTAGGCAGTATTGATATTATTATGGGGTCAGTTGATCGCTAAATCTCTTTCAGGGTGGGTTATCTTATTAACTCACCCTCGTTTTGGTCCAGTCTCATGAAAAAAGCACATCGGCCTTTATTTCAGGTAATGTGCTTCAATCCCTAGCATTTATCTTCATTTAGTGGGGGTGAGTGTTTTTCCCCGCTTCCAATTGAACCTCAGTCATAGGGGGAAGAATCTCGCTTTGGGGAATCTTTAACTCTCCCACCTGAACACCCAAACTAGCCAAGGCAGTTAAAGTGGTGATGATGCGGCAAATCACGTCAATGTCCGCTTTATGTTTTTGCCAGAAATTCATAGATTTTGCTCCTTTCGCCTTAGGGCTTGTTTTTTGAGGACAAGTTGATTAAAATGCTTTCAGCAAATGCTGGCAAAAGGGGATCAAAAAGTGGATCAGATGGTAGGTTGACGTTTGACGAGATTTATGTTAAGGTCTGGCGAAATCAGATTATGGGATGAAGATGTAGAAACCCTTCGTAAGGCTAAAGATGCTTATAAGGGAACCTATTCTTGTGCTTCGGAGAAAACAGAGCAAATATTAATAGAAGCAAGTCGATGGTTACTTGAGGCATTTCTCGAAGAATACCGTAGTCGAACAGAAACTTCCAGTTATACCATTCCATTAAATGTTTTGAAAGCTTGGATGACAGAATCTCAGCCACAATCTGGAGCAACTAAAGAGGTTTTAAAACCAAAGGGTAAGAAATTGTACTTACAAAATAAATCTAAGTTTCAAGGATTTGAAAATGAGAAGAAAAGAGCGTACATTAATCAAAATAAAATAAATACAACCAGAATTGAAGATATTAATGATAATTCAATTCATTTAACCTTTTATGAGGATATAAACCATTTATTAAATGAGTCTATTTTAAAGGTAATTGGCATATCTGGACCTAGTTTGCGGTTTTGTACTGAAAAAGAATATGGACTAGGAAAAAAAGGGCGAACCGCTAAACAATCTTATATTGTTCAAGCTTATTGCGAAGTATTAGGCCTAGATTTTGAAAGCTTACAATGTTGTCAACTTCATCATCAAAACCCAAAAGATCAACGAACAAATAATGAAAAGATTTATCGTGTTTTGACAAAATTTAATTATACTAATCTAGTAAATTTTACCAGTTCAATAGCTGCTAAACCTTTACGAGAAGGCAGTATTTATATTCCCCCTTGTCCTCATCAATATCGTGTTTTGTGTTTGCGTCGTTTAGAAAAAGAAATCTTGATCACTAATAATTTGCCAGTTAAACCTATTGTTTTTAAATTTCAAGGAGATGGTCAAGAAGAATGGGATAGCTATAGTCTTCATGAACATTTTTTCAATAATTCTGGAGGAATTAAAAATTTAAAGACTAATAATTTATGTTTGATTTTTGAAGGAATTGATTGTGCAGACTTTTCCCGTTTAAAAGACATTGATTCATTTTGGCAAAACTTAATTACCAACGCTCGTAAAATACAAAATAGTCCCATT
This Microcystis wesenbergii NRERC-220 DNA region includes the following protein-coding sequences:
- a CDS encoding ribose-phosphate pyrophosphokinase — translated: MRHPMFPAASDSNRLRLFSGSANVSLAQEVARYLGMDVGPMIRKRFADGELYIQIQESIRGCDVYLIQPCCNPVNDHLMELLIMIDACRRASARQITAVIPYYGYARADRKTAGRESIAAKLVANLITEAGASRVLAMDLHSAQIQGYFDIPFDHVYGSPVVVDYLLSKQLPDIVVVSPDVGGVARARAFAKKLNDAPLAIIDKRRQTHNVAEVMNLIGDVKDKTAVLVDDMIDTAGTIAEGARLLKAKGARQVYACATHPVFSGPAIERLSSGIVEEVIVTNTIPVPQEHFFPPLKVLPVAPILGEAIWRIHEDNSVSNMFK
- the typA gene encoding translational GTPase TypA, giving the protein MSLPIRNVAIIAHVDHGKTTLVDALLKQSGIFREGEDVPTCVMDSNDLERERGITILAKNTAVRYQDTLINIVDTPGHADFGGEVERVLGMVDGCILIVDANEGPMPQTRFVLKKALEKGLRPIVVVNKIDRPNVDPNLAVDKVFDLFVELGADDDQCDFTTLFASGMQGFAKESLEDEDKDMQPLFEAILHHVPPPAGDVNKPLQLQVTTLDYSEYLGRIVIGRIHNGVIKAGQQAALVKDTGAVVKGKITKLLGFEGLKRVELNEASAGNIVAVAGFADANIGETVTLADDPQALPLIKVDEPTLQMTFSVNDSPFAGQEGTFVTSRQIRDRLMRELETNVALRVEESDSAEKFLVSGRGELHLGILIETMRREGYEFQVSQPQVIYREINGQPCEPYEYLVLDVPEEAVGSSIERLGQRKGEMQDMQTGSNGRTQLEFVIPARGLIGFRGEFIRLSRGEGIMNHSFLEYRPFSGELATRYNGVITAFEEGVATFYALKNAEDRGVFFITPGTKVYKNMIIGESNRPQDVEINICKTKQLTNHRSATGDELVQLQSPVDMSLERALEYIGPDELVEITPKSIRLRKLPVKKLAKR
- a CDS encoding DUF1997 domain-containing protein, translated to MQRPPINSLALESVEVKEDNQFLGFQTHFAGAMDMYSNQDTVADYLRAHEGWFCRCAEPMKTLPFGDNGYIITIGKYGAFGYEVEPKIAVVLELPVNGVYHTRSVPIPDQPFLGYLVDYQAIMKLEEMPLSSPSREIEAIFRQQGRDIPAVITQITWELQMDVMVKFPKFIYKIPRSILQKTGDKLLTQIVRQVSPRLTYKVQEDFHSSFNLPLPPASSRLFYRLDSCEGGLLA
- a CDS encoding SDR family oxidoreductase is translated as MKAFVAGATGETGRRIVAQLVERQIPVRALVRNREKAAEILPAGVEIVVGDVQQADKLEALIADCSVLLCATGARPSFNPTEPLLVDYLGTKNLIDAAKKKGIEHFVLVTSLCVSNFFHPLNLFWLILFWKKQAEAYLINSGLTYTIVRPGGLKNEDNLNAIKMSSADTLSEGNIPRTKVASVCVESLFYPAANNKILEIVAPSDAPNLDWPQLFQSVT
- a CDS encoding NAD(P)H-quinone oxidoreductase subunit H → MAKIETRTEPMVLNMGPHHPSMHGVLRLIVTLDGEDVIDCEPVIGYLHRGMEKIAENRTNVMYVPYVSRWDYAAGMFNEAITVNAPEKLADIAVPKRAQYIRVIMLELNRIANHLLWLGPFMADVGAQTPFFYIFREREMIYDLWEAATGMRLINNNYFRIGGVAVDLPYGWVDKCEDFCDYFDPKVDEYEKLITNNPIFRRRIEGIGCITRDEAINWGLSGPMLRASGVKWDLRKVDHYECYDDFDWEVHWETAGDCFARYLVRIREMRESVKIIRQALKGLPGGPYENLEAKRMAEGKKSAWNDFDYQYIAKKVAPTFKIPKGEHYVRLESGKGELGIFIVGNDDVFPWRWKIRAADFNNLQILPHILKGVKVADIMAILGSIDIIMGSVDR